One Brassica oleracea var. oleracea cultivar TO1000 chromosome C7, BOL, whole genome shotgun sequence genomic window carries:
- the LOC106304298 gene encoding uncharacterized protein LOC106304298 — protein sequence MLLGKRQRPQIKRTTSLSEIKFDLNLPNEPEEPSDHQVQMLSNPKGKLVTGDEQRQVHHGLLDQRLLATVSPRGTQRRHSADHSTHARADFLRSCSLCKRLLVPGRDIYMYRGDGAFCSLECRQQQITVDEKKEKSLVRSTFVVGAGSGKGERLSAAV from the exons ATGTTGTTAGGGAAGAGACAGAGACCACAGATAAAGAGAACGACGAGTCTGTCGGAGATAAAGTTCGACTTGAACTTACCTAACGAGCCAGAGGAGCCGTCCGATCATCAAGTTCAGATGTTGAGTAATCCGAAAGGTAAGCTAGTGACCGGTGATGAACAGCGCCAGGTTCATCATGGACTGTTAGATCAACGGCTCTTAGCGACGGTCTCACCGAGAGGTACACAGAGGAGACACTCAGCAGATCACTCCACTCACGCCCGAGCAGATTTTCTGAGATCCTGCTCCCTCTGTAAACGCCTTCTTGTTCCTGGCCGAGACATCTATATGTATAG GGGAGATGGGGCGTTTTGTAGCTTAGAGTGCAGACAGCAGCAGATTACGGTGGACGAGAAGAAAGAGAAGAGTTTGGTGAGGTCTACCTTCGTTGTCGGCGCCGGATCCGGCAAAGGAGAGAGACTTTCCGCCGCCGTGTAG
- the LOC106302856 gene encoding LOW QUALITY PROTEIN: 2,3-bisphosphoglycerate-dependent phosphoglycerate mutase-like (The sequence of the model RefSeq protein was modified relative to this genomic sequence to represent the inferred CDS: inserted 2 bases in 1 codon), with the protein MSYQSIYSFVSHQSSTSSQSSRQPLLLPTKCLKIDSSLCYYTSRRKRNLSKIEATASQNSFLXNTTLLSPSKNTIPDNSQKKSNEAALILIRHGESLWNAKNLFTGCVDVPLTEKGIEEAIEAGKRISNIPIDVIFTSSLIRAQMTAMLAMIQHCRKKVPIILHNESDQAKSWSQVFSEETKDQSVPVIPAWQLNERMYGELQGLNKQETAERYGKQQVHEWRRSYDIPPPEGESLEMCAERAVAYFVENIEPKLAAGKNVMVAAHGNSLRSIIMYLDKLTCKEVISLELSTSIPLLYIFKDGKFMKRGSPVGPTEAGVYAYTKRLAQYRQKLDDESLKK; encoded by the exons ATGTCTTACCAATCAATCTATTCCTTTGTCTCTCACCAGTCTTCCACAAGCTCTCAATCTTCAAGACAGCCTCTGCTCCTGCCAACAAAATGTTTGAAGATCGATTCATCACTTTGTTATTATACCTCAAGAAGAAAGAGAAACTTATCAAAGATTGAAGCAACTGCCTCTCAGAACAGTTTCTT CAACACTACTCTCTTGTCTCCTTCTAAGAACACCATCCCTGACAACTCTCAGAAAAAATCAA ATGAAGCAGCTCTAATATTGATTAGGCATGGAGAGTCTTTATGGAACGCCAAGAATCTTTTCACGGGTTGTGTTGATGTGCCATTGACAGAGAAAGGTATTGAAGAGGCTATTGAAGCAGGGAAGAGGATCAGCAACATACCTATCGATGTTATCTTCACATCATCTCTAATCCGTGCTCAGATGACTGCAATGCTTGCCATGATTCAACACTGTCGCAAGAAA GTTCCTATCATATTACACAACGAAAGCGACCAGGCGAAATCTTGGAGTCAAGTGTTCAGTGAAGAAACTAAAGATCAATCAGTTCCTGTCATACCTGCATGGCAGCTCAACGAAAGAAT GTATGGAGAGTTGCAAGGTCTGAACAAGCAGGAAACAGCGGAGAGATATGGGAAGCAGCAAGTCCATGAATGGCGTAGGAGTTATGACATTCCCCCTCCCGAAGGAGAGAGCTTAGAGATGTGTGCTGAGAGAGCAGTGGCTTATTTTGTTGAAAAT ATAGAACCAAAGCTTGCAGCTGGAAAGAACGTAATGGTAGCTGCTCATGGGAACTCTCTGCGGTCTATCATAATGTATCTAGACAAATTGACTTGCAAGGAG GTGATAAGTCTGGAGCTATCGACTAGTATACCACTTCTCTACATCTTCAAAGACGGCAAGTTCATGAAGAGGGGAAGCCCTGTTGGTCCTACAGAAGCTGGTGTCTATGCGTATACCAAG AGATTGGCTCAATACAGGCAGAAGCTGGACGATGAAAGTTTGAAGAAATAA